One segment of Hyphomicrobiales bacterium DNA contains the following:
- the dksA gene encoding RNA polymerase-binding protein DksA codes for MAETPEKSQKRRSSKGASERPGKPSTGATAAVNDIEVLPQDYRPSEDEPFMSERQKLYFRRKLLDWRADILREAQQTIASLTTDAGQHADIADRATSETDRAIELRARDRQRKLIAKIDSALARIDDGSYGYCEETGEPIGLKRLDARPIATMSIEAQERHERRERVYRDD; via the coding sequence ATGGCCGAGACGCCTGAAAAATCCCAGAAGCGTCGCTCCTCGAAGGGGGCGTCCGAGAGGCCGGGCAAGCCGAGCACTGGCGCGACCGCGGCCGTCAACGACATCGAGGTCCTGCCGCAGGACTACCGTCCGAGCGAGGACGAGCCCTTCATGAGCGAACGCCAGAAGCTCTACTTCCGCCGCAAGCTGCTCGACTGGCGGGCGGACATTCTGCGCGAAGCCCAGCAGACGATCGCGAGCCTGACGACCGATGCAGGCCAGCATGCCGATATCGCCGACCGGGCGACCAGCGAGACCGACCGGGCCATCGAACTCAGAGCCCGCGACCGCCAGCGCAAGCTGATCGCCAAGATCGATTCCGCGCTCGCGCGAATCGACGACGGCTCATACGGCTATTGCGAGGAAACGGGCGAGCCGATCGGATTGAAACGCCTCGACGCCCGCCCGATCGCCACCATGAGCATCGAGGCGCAGGAGCGTCACGAGCGTCGCGAGCGCGTTTACCGCGACGATTGA
- a CDS encoding SDR family NAD(P)-dependent oxidoreductase yields MATALVTGANRGIGLGLVERLVRRGDRVIATVRSLDGARELVALTDDPAAGTLVEIVALDVTDPGSIADLARHLAGRPIDILINSAGVLNSYGGIDDPAHDAAAWAHVLATNVTGPYLVTRALLANLALAKAPKVAFISSSMASSTRAPGKAYPYRASKAAVTNLAVNLATELSPRGIAVAAIDPGWVRTAMGGDGADIDVATSAAGIVARLDALTLATSGTFETYAGEQVAF; encoded by the coding sequence ATGGCGACCGCGCTGGTCACGGGTGCGAACCGGGGCATCGGCCTCGGACTGGTCGAGCGACTGGTCCGGCGCGGTGACCGGGTGATCGCGACCGTCCGTTCCCTCGATGGCGCACGCGAACTGGTGGCTCTCACCGACGATCCGGCGGCTGGCACCCTCGTCGAGATCGTTGCCCTCGATGTGACGGACCCTGGCTCGATCGCGGACCTCGCCCGCCATCTCGCAGGCAGACCAATCGACATCCTCATCAACAGCGCCGGCGTTCTCAACAGCTACGGCGGCATCGACGATCCGGCACACGACGCCGCGGCCTGGGCCCACGTGCTCGCGACCAATGTCACGGGTCCCTATCTCGTCACCCGCGCACTCCTCGCCAACCTCGCTCTCGCGAAAGCACCCAAGGTCGCCTTCATTTCGTCGAGCATGGCCTCGAGCACACGGGCACCGGGCAAGGCCTACCCCTACCGCGCCTCGAAGGCGGCGGTCACCAACCTCGCCGTCAATCTCGCGACCGAACTTTCGCCGCGTGGCATCGCGGTAGCGGCCATCGACCCCGGGTGGGTGCGCACGGCGATGGGCGGCGACGGCGCGGACATCGATGTGGCAACGAGCGCGGCCGGGATCGTCGCCCGGCTCGACGCTCTCACGCTCGCAACGAGCGGCACCTTCGAGACCTATGCGGGCGAGCAGGTCGCCTTTTGA
- a CDS encoding AAA family ATPase, producing the protein MARFEGTSRYVATDDLKIAVNAAVTLERPLLVKGEPGTGKTVLAHEVAKALTAPLIEWHVKSTTKAQQGLYEYDAVSRLRDSQLGDARVRDIANYIRRGKLWDAFTHPTRPVLLIDEIDKADIEFPNDLLQELDRMEFHVYETGEVVRAAQRPVVIITSNNEKELPDAFLRRCFFHYIRFPDPETMTEIVEVHFPGLKGALVREALAVFYDVRDVPGIKKKPSTSELLDWIKLLLVEDIGPETLRERDPRKLIPPLHGALLKNEQDVHLFERLAFMHRRGE; encoded by the coding sequence ATGGCCCGCTTCGAAGGCACCTCCCGCTATGTCGCCACCGACGATCTCAAGATCGCGGTCAACGCCGCCGTCACGCTCGAGCGCCCGCTCCTGGTCAAGGGCGAGCCGGGAACCGGTAAGACGGTGCTCGCACACGAGGTCGCCAAGGCACTCACGGCACCGCTCATCGAGTGGCACGTCAAGTCGACGACCAAGGCCCAGCAGGGCCTCTATGAATACGATGCGGTGAGCCGTCTGCGCGATAGCCAGCTCGGCGACGCGCGCGTGCGCGACATCGCCAACTACATCCGGCGGGGCAAGCTCTGGGATGCGTTCACCCATCCGACGCGCCCGGTGCTCCTCATCGACGAGATCGACAAGGCCGACATCGAGTTCCCGAACGACCTGCTGCAGGAACTCGACCGCATGGAGTTCCATGTCTACGAGACCGGCGAAGTGGTGCGCGCCGCCCAGCGCCCGGTCGTCATCATCACCTCGAACAACGAGAAGGAGCTGCCCGACGCGTTCCTGCGCCGCTGCTTCTTCCATTACATCCGGTTTCCCGATCCCGAGACGATGACGGAGATCGTCGAGGTGCATTTCCCCGGCCTCAAGGGGGCGTTGGTGCGCGAGGCGCTCGCCGTCTTCTACGACGTGCGCGACGTGCCCGGCATCAAGAAGAAGCCGTCGACCTCGGAACTGCTCGACTGGATCAAGCTGCTGCTGGTCGAAGACATCGGGCCGGAGACGCTGCGCGAGCGCGACCCGCGCAAGCTCATTCCGCCCTTGCACGGTGCGCTGCTGAAAAACGAGCAGGACGTGCACCTCTTCGAGCGTCTCGCCTTCATGCATCGTCGCGGCGAGTGA
- a CDS encoding chorismate mutase, with protein MMAKAPGECADMDDVRVEIDRIDQALVAMIAERFGYVERAWEIKIAGGIPANVPWRSQQVIDKVRARAEAEGLPPDLVEALWRQMIGWFIQYEERKIEERSRSGAKDD; from the coding sequence GTGATGGCCAAAGCCCCTGGCGAATGCGCAGACATGGACGATGTCCGTGTCGAGATCGACCGGATCGACCAGGCCCTCGTTGCCATGATCGCCGAGCGCTTCGGCTACGTCGAGCGTGCCTGGGAGATCAAGATCGCGGGTGGCATTCCGGCGAACGTTCCCTGGCGCAGCCAGCAGGTGATCGACAAAGTGCGCGCGCGCGCCGAGGCCGAGGGGCTGCCGCCCGATCTCGTCGAGGCGCTTTGGCGTCAGATGATCGGATGGTTCATCCAGTACGAGGAGCGCAAGATCGAGGAGCGGTCCCGCTCCGGCGCCAAGGACGACTGA
- the gatA gene encoding Asp-tRNA(Asn)/Glu-tRNA(Gln) amidotransferase subunit GatA, with product MSKATELTGLTLAEARDRLKARSISARELTEAYLGAIEVANPKLNAFIEVTADLALSMAGKSDERLKKAGKGARPLEGIPLGIKDLFATRGVHTQAASHILDGFKPHYESTVTRNLWEAGAVMLGKFNMDEFAMGSSNETSYYGGVVNPWRAKGDDRDLVPGGSSGGSAAALAAHLCAGATGTDTGGSIRQPAALTGIVGIKPTYGRCSRWGIVAFASSLDQAGPFGRDVRDTAILLRHMAGHDPRDATSVDVSVPDYEAAIGKSIKGLKIGVPREYRVDGMPDEIDALWEQGVAWLREAGAEIREVSLPHTRYALPAYYIVAPAEASSNLARYDGVRYGLRVEGDDIVSMYEATRAAGFGKEVKRRILIGTYVLSAGYYDAYYTKAQKLRTLIARDFDEAFEEVDVLLTPTTPNAAFPLGDMSADPLQMYLNDIFTVTVNMAGLPGISVPAGLSTTGLPLGLQLIGRPFEEDKLFQVGHVIEEAAGRFEPATHWWL from the coding sequence TTGAGCAAAGCGACGGAGTTGACCGGACTGACGCTCGCCGAGGCGCGCGACCGGCTGAAGGCGCGGTCGATCTCCGCGCGCGAGTTGACCGAGGCCTACCTCGGCGCGATCGAGGTCGCCAACCCCAAGCTCAACGCCTTCATCGAGGTGACGGCGGACCTCGCCCTGTCGATGGCGGGCAAGAGCGATGAGCGGCTGAAAAAGGCCGGCAAGGGCGCGCGCCCGCTCGAAGGCATTCCGCTCGGCATCAAGGACCTCTTTGCGACCAGGGGCGTGCACACGCAGGCCGCCAGTCACATCCTCGACGGTTTCAAACCCCACTACGAATCGACCGTCACCCGCAATCTCTGGGAAGCCGGCGCCGTCATGCTCGGCAAGTTCAACATGGACGAGTTCGCAATGGGCTCGTCGAACGAGACGAGCTACTACGGCGGCGTGGTCAATCCCTGGCGCGCCAAGGGAGATGATCGCGACCTCGTGCCGGGCGGCTCGTCGGGCGGCTCGGCGGCGGCCCTCGCGGCGCACCTCTGCGCCGGGGCGACCGGCACCGACACTGGCGGCTCGATCCGACAGCCCGCCGCGCTCACCGGCATCGTCGGCATCAAACCGACCTACGGGCGCTGCTCGCGCTGGGGCATCGTGGCTTTCGCCTCCTCGCTCGACCAGGCAGGACCTTTCGGTCGCGACGTGCGCGATACCGCGATTCTGCTGCGACACATGGCCGGCCACGATCCGCGCGACGCGACCTCGGTGGATGTGTCCGTGCCCGATTACGAGGCGGCGATCGGCAAGTCGATCAAGGGCCTCAAGATCGGCGTGCCGCGCGAGTACCGGGTCGACGGCATGCCGGACGAGATCGACGCACTCTGGGAGCAGGGCGTCGCATGGCTGCGCGAGGCTGGCGCCGAGATCAGGGAGGTCAGCCTCCCCCATACGCGCTATGCGCTGCCGGCCTACTACATCGTCGCGCCCGCCGAGGCCTCCTCGAATCTCGCGCGCTACGATGGCGTGCGCTATGGCCTGCGCGTCGAGGGAGACGATATCGTCTCGATGTACGAGGCGACGCGCGCGGCAGGCTTCGGCAAGGAGGTCAAACGGCGCATCCTGATCGGCACCTACGTGCTCTCGGCCGGCTATTACGACGCCTATTACACCAAGGCTCAGAAGCTGCGCACGCTCATCGCGCGCGACTTCGACGAGGCCTTCGAGGAGGTCGATGTGCTGCTGACGCCGACGACGCCGAACGCGGCCTTCCCGCTCGGCGACATGTCCGCCGATCCGCTGCAGATGTACCTCAACGATATTTTTACCGTCACGGTCAACATGGCGGGCCTGCCGGGGATTTCGGTCCCCGCCGGGCTCTCCACGACCGGTTTGCCGCTCGGGCTGCAGCTCATCGGACGCCCGTTCGAGGAGGATAAGCTCTTTCAGGTCGGCCATGTGATCGAAGAGGCTGCCGGGCGTTTCGAGCCCGCCACCCACTGGTGGCTCTAG
- the gatC gene encoding Asp-tRNA(Asn)/Glu-tRNA(Gln) amidotransferase subunit GatC: MKIDRDTVHHIARLARLRVSDEEADALVGELSGILSWVEQLGEVDTTGVEPMTRVGQRAMRRREDVVDDGGYPDDVVANAPLKEGHFFAVPKVVE; the protein is encoded by the coding sequence ATGAAGATCGACCGTGACACGGTGCACCATATCGCGAGACTCGCTCGCCTGCGTGTCAGCGACGAGGAGGCGGACGCGCTGGTCGGCGAGCTTTCGGGCATCCTGAGCTGGGTCGAACAACTCGGCGAGGTCGACACCACCGGCGTCGAGCCGATGACGCGCGTGGGGCAGCGAGCGATGCGCCGCCGCGAGGATGTCGTGGACGATGGCGGCTATCCGGACGATGTCGTCGCCAATGCGCCGCTCAAGGAAGGTCATTTCTTCGCAGTACCGAAAGTGGTGGAGTGA
- a CDS encoding YbaK/EbsC family protein, which produces MAELKAANQRFAERARAAGLGVDVICFEVSSRTAQEAAAACGCDVGQIVKSLVFRGARSGDALLLLVSGANRVDQDGVAAAIGEALERPDADFVRAVTGYAIGGIPPLGHDQAIRTYVDRDLVAFDRVWAAAGTPNAVFEVAPAALIEAAGASVITVT; this is translated from the coding sequence ATGGCGGAATTGAAGGCTGCGAATCAGCGCTTTGCAGAACGCGCGCGGGCAGCCGGCCTCGGCGTCGACGTGATCTGCTTCGAGGTTTCGAGCCGGACGGCGCAGGAAGCGGCGGCGGCCTGCGGGTGCGATGTCGGACAGATCGTGAAGTCGCTCGTCTTTCGCGGTGCGCGCTCGGGGGATGCGCTGCTGCTGCTGGTTTCGGGTGCGAACCGGGTCGACCAGGACGGCGTGGCGGCGGCGATCGGCGAAGCGCTCGAGCGGCCCGACGCCGATTTCGTTCGAGCGGTGACGGGATATGCCATCGGCGGCATCCCGCCGCTCGGCCACGATCAGGCGATCCGGACCTATGTCGATCGCGACCTCGTCGCCTTCGATCGGGTCTGGGCGGCGGCCGGCACGCCGAATGCGGTCTTCGAGGTCGCCCCGGCCGCGCTCATCGAAGCGGCCGGCGCAAGCGTCATCACCGTCACCTGA
- a CDS encoding glucose 1-dehydrogenase codes for MTFAAGSLAGRVALVTGAGAGIGAAIARRLADLGARIVVSDVDAGAGERTAAGISASGGEAEPHAADVTRAGDLASLLAAIEAGHGRLDILVNNAGLNVRGDFRHMADADWERIRATNLDGLVRLSRDAFPLLRKAAAGGGNAAIVNLSSIMASRATRQLAGYAATKGAVSALTRALAVEYAAFGIRVNYVAPGFIETRLTERFLKNPLLADALLRQTPLRRFGTPDDVADAVAFLASDAARFVTGTGIAIDGGMGAAL; via the coding sequence ATGACGTTTGCTGCAGGCAGTCTGGCGGGGCGCGTGGCGCTGGTCACGGGCGCGGGCGCGGGTATCGGTGCCGCCATCGCCCGCCGGCTCGCCGACCTCGGCGCCCGCATCGTCGTCAGCGATGTCGACGCCGGGGCGGGCGAGCGCACGGCGGCCGGGATATCGGCATCGGGCGGAGAGGCCGAGCCGCATGCCGCCGACGTCACCCGGGCCGGGGATTTGGCCTCCCTCCTTGCCGCTATCGAAGCCGGCCACGGCCGCCTCGACATCCTCGTCAACAACGCGGGTCTCAACGTACGCGGCGACTTCCGCCACATGGCGGACGCCGATTGGGAACGCATCCGCGCGACCAACCTCGACGGGCTCGTGCGCCTCTCGCGCGACGCCTTTCCCCTCCTGCGCAAGGCGGCCGCCGGGGGAGGCAATGCCGCGATCGTCAATCTCTCCTCGATCATGGCCTCGCGTGCGACGCGCCAACTCGCGGGTTATGCCGCGACCAAGGGGGCGGTCTCCGCGCTCACCCGTGCGCTCGCCGTCGAATATGCCGCCTTCGGCATCCGGGTGAACTACGTCGCTCCAGGCTTCATCGAAACGCGGCTGACCGAGCGCTTCCTGAAGAACCCGCTGCTCGCCGATGCGCTCCTGCGCCAGACGCCGCTGCGCCGCTTCGGGACGCCGGACGATGTCGCCGATGCCGTGGCCTTCCTTGCATCCGACGCCGCCCGCTTCGTCACCGGCACCGGCATTGCCATCGACGGTGGCATGGGGGCCGCTCTCTGA
- the gor gene encoding glutathione-disulfide reductase, with the protein MARSEHDYDLFVIGGGSGGVRAARIAAGYGARVGIAEEYRFGGTCVIRGCVPKKLFVYASQFSEAFEDAAGFGWDVGERRFDWARLRDNKDREIARLEHIYRRNLEAVGVELFESRAIVESPNSVRLLARDATVTAGRILIATGGLPNVHQGLPGVEHTITSNEVFHMETFPESVIVAGGGYIAVEFAGIFHGLGARTTLLYRGEEILRGFDDDLRRALHEEYEKKGIRVLCGTVFEAIERRGRDLECTLSNGEQLTAGRVMMAIGRRPASEGLGLELVGVERGPGGAIKVDEYSRTSVPSIFAVGDVTDRVNLTPVAIREGHAFADTQFGGKDVKVDYDCIPTAVFSHPELGTVGLTEAEARRRHGDVHIYKSSFRPMKHTLSGRNEKMLMKLIVDPVSDRVLGCHILGPDAGEMAQLVGIAVRMGATKAEFDATMAVHPTAAEELVTMRTRWQPPAS; encoded by the coding sequence ATGGCCAGGAGCGAGCACGACTACGATCTCTTCGTCATCGGCGGCGGCTCCGGCGGGGTCAGGGCCGCGCGCATCGCCGCAGGCTACGGCGCGCGCGTCGGCATCGCGGAGGAATATCGCTTCGGTGGGACCTGTGTCATCCGCGGCTGCGTGCCCAAGAAGCTCTTCGTCTACGCGAGCCAGTTCTCGGAGGCCTTCGAGGACGCTGCCGGTTTCGGCTGGGACGTGGGCGAGCGGCGCTTCGACTGGGCGCGACTTCGGGACAACAAGGACCGTGAGATCGCGCGCCTCGAGCACATTTACCGCCGCAACCTCGAGGCGGTCGGCGTTGAACTCTTCGAGAGCCGGGCGATCGTCGAGAGCCCGAACTCCGTCCGCCTCCTGGCGCGGGACGCGACGGTCACGGCCGGCCGCATCCTCATCGCGACCGGAGGATTGCCCAATGTCCACCAGGGCCTGCCCGGCGTCGAGCACACCATCACTTCCAACGAGGTCTTCCACATGGAGACCTTTCCCGAGAGCGTGATCGTTGCGGGTGGAGGCTATATCGCGGTCGAGTTCGCCGGCATCTTCCACGGCCTCGGCGCCCGCACGACGCTGCTCTATCGGGGCGAGGAGATCCTGCGTGGCTTCGACGACGACCTGCGCCGCGCGCTGCACGAGGAGTACGAGAAGAAGGGCATTCGCGTCCTCTGCGGCACGGTCTTCGAGGCCATCGAGCGCCGGGGCCGGGACCTCGAGTGCACGCTCTCGAACGGCGAACAGCTCACGGCGGGGCGGGTGATGATGGCGATCGGCCGGCGACCGGCGAGCGAGGGCCTCGGCCTCGAGTTGGTCGGGGTCGAGCGCGGCCCCGGCGGCGCGATCAAGGTCGATGAATATTCACGCACCAGCGTGCCGAGCATCTTCGCCGTCGGCGACGTCACCGATCGCGTCAACCTGACGCCCGTGGCGATCCGCGAGGGTCACGCCTTCGCGGACACCCAATTCGGCGGCAAGGACGTGAAGGTCGACTACGATTGCATCCCGACCGCCGTCTTCTCCCATCCCGAACTCGGCACCGTCGGGCTCACCGAGGCCGAGGCCCGCCGCCGCCACGGCGACGTACACATCTACAAGTCGAGCTTCCGGCCGATGAAGCACACGCTCTCCGGTCGCAATGAAAAAATGCTGATGAAACTGATCGTCGATCCCGTGAGCGACCGCGTGCTCGGCTGTCACATCCTGGGCCCGGACGCCGGAGAGATGGCGCAACTCGTCGGCATCGCGGTTCGAATGGGCGCGACCAAGGCCGAATTCGATGCCACCATGGCGGTGCATCCGACCGCCGCCGAGGAACTCGTCACCATGCGCACCCGCTGGCAGCCGCCGGCCAGTTGA
- the rpiA gene encoding ribose-5-phosphate isomerase RpiA, with protein sequence MADLEAWKKAAAERSLDYVESGMRIGLGTGSTVEHLLVALGERVRAGLDIVGVPTSERTERRARELSIPLTTLDEDTFLDLTIDGTDEIDGELRLIKGGGGALLREKIVAVASQRMIVIADWSKRVATLGRFPLPVEIVRFACGATRAMVEGLAADADCHGEVVYRRTPTGELYITDQGNLILDCHFKRIPEPEALDDALRMIPGVIEHGLFLGLADNAVIAGPNGIEVLTAPPFDDPA encoded by the coding sequence GTGGCGGATCTCGAGGCCTGGAAGAAGGCGGCGGCGGAACGCTCGCTGGACTACGTCGAATCCGGCATGCGCATCGGCCTCGGCACGGGCTCCACCGTCGAGCACCTTCTGGTGGCGCTCGGCGAGCGGGTGCGGGCCGGTCTCGATATCGTCGGGGTGCCGACCTCCGAGCGCACGGAGCGGCGCGCCCGCGAGCTGTCGATCCCGTTGACCACGCTCGACGAGGATACCTTCCTCGACCTCACCATCGACGGCACCGACGAGATCGATGGCGAGTTGCGCCTCATCAAGGGCGGCGGTGGCGCGCTGCTGCGGGAAAAGATCGTCGCGGTCGCCTCGCAGCGCATGATCGTCATCGCCGACTGGTCGAAGCGCGTCGCCACGCTCGGCCGCTTTCCCCTCCCCGTCGAGATCGTGCGCTTTGCCTGCGGTGCGACGCGGGCCATGGTGGAGGGGCTCGCCGCCGACGCCGATTGTCACGGCGAGGTGGTCTACCGGCGCACGCCGACCGGCGAGCTCTACATCACCGATCAGGGTAACCTCATTCTCGACTGCCACTTCAAGCGAATCCCCGAGCCCGAGGCGCTCGACGATGCCCTGCGCATGATCCCGGGCGTGATCGAGCACGGCCTTTTCCTAGGCCTTGCCGACAACGCCGTCATTGCCGGCCCGAACGGCATCGAGGTCCTGACCGCGCCGCCCTTCGACGATCCGGCCTGA
- a CDS encoding succinate-semialdehyde dehydrogenase: protein MDQRVKSLVREQCYIDGAWVGEPSLAVTNPADGSVVARVPVLGTEETRAAVAAAERALPAWSGLLAKERAALLRRWYELQIEHADELAAIMTAEQGKPLAEARGEVIYAASFIEFFAEEAKRVYGETIPQFKQGTRVVCIKQPVGVVAAITPWNFPAAMITRKAGPALAVGCTMVCKPASETPLTALALAALAEKAGIPKGVLNIVTGRASVIGKELTENPVVRMLTFTGSTEIGKVLIEQCAKTVKKVGMELGGNAPFIVFDDADLDKAVEGAMASKYRNAGQTCVCANRLYVQAGVYDAFAKKLAAAVEKLKVGPGSEAGVTTGPLINTAAVDKVEEHISDALGKGAKVLTGGKRHALGGSFFQPTVLTGVTSEMKVAREETFGPVAPLFRFESEADVIRMANDTEFGLAAYFYSRDIGRVWRVAEALEYGIIGINEGIISSEAVPFGGVKESGLGREGSHHGIEEFVEIKYMLMGGIGA from the coding sequence ATGGACCAGCGCGTAAAGAGCCTCGTTCGCGAGCAGTGCTATATCGACGGGGCCTGGGTCGGCGAGCCGAGTCTGGCCGTGACCAACCCGGCCGATGGCAGCGTCGTCGCCCGCGTTCCGGTGCTCGGCACGGAGGAGACGCGCGCCGCCGTCGCGGCGGCCGAGCGCGCCCTTCCCGCCTGGTCGGGTCTGCTCGCCAAGGAGCGTGCTGCGCTGCTGAGGCGCTGGTACGAACTGCAGATCGAGCACGCCGACGAACTCGCCGCGATCATGACCGCCGAGCAGGGCAAACCGCTCGCCGAAGCGCGCGGCGAGGTGATCTATGCGGCCTCCTTCATCGAGTTCTTCGCCGAGGAGGCCAAGCGCGTCTACGGCGAGACGATCCCGCAGTTCAAGCAGGGCACGCGCGTCGTCTGCATCAAGCAGCCGGTCGGCGTCGTCGCCGCGATCACGCCGTGGAACTTCCCAGCCGCGATGATCACCAGGAAGGCGGGCCCCGCGCTGGCGGTCGGCTGCACCATGGTCTGCAAGCCGGCCTCCGAGACACCGTTGACCGCGCTCGCCCTCGCCGCCCTCGCCGAGAAGGCCGGTATCCCGAAAGGCGTGCTCAACATCGTCACCGGCCGCGCGAGCGTCATCGGCAAGGAACTGACCGAAAACCCGGTCGTGCGCATGTTGACGTTCACCGGCTCCACCGAGATCGGCAAGGTGCTGATCGAGCAGTGCGCCAAGACCGTCAAGAAGGTCGGCATGGAACTCGGCGGCAACGCCCCGTTCATCGTCTTCGACGATGCCGACCTCGACAAGGCGGTCGAGGGGGCGATGGCTTCCAAGTACCGCAACGCCGGCCAGACCTGCGTTTGCGCCAACCGGCTCTACGTCCAGGCCGGTGTCTACGACGCCTTTGCAAAGAAGCTCGCCGCCGCCGTCGAGAAGCTGAAGGTCGGCCCGGGCAGCGAAGCGGGCGTCACCACCGGGCCGCTCATCAACACCGCTGCCGTCGACAAGGTCGAGGAACATATTTCCGACGCTCTCGGCAAGGGTGCGAAGGTGCTGACCGGCGGCAAGCGCCACGCGCTCGGAGGCTCGTTCTTCCAGCCGACGGTGCTGACGGGCGTCACCAGTGAGATGAAGGTCGCGCGCGAGGAGACGTTCGGGCCGGTCGCCCCGCTGTTTCGCTTCGAGAGCGAGGCCGATGTGATCCGCATGGCCAACGATACCGAATTCGGCCTCGCCGCGTATTTCTACTCCCGCGATATCGGCCGCGTCTGGCGTGTCGCCGAGGCGCTCGAGTACGGAATAATCGGTATCAACGAGGGCATCATCTCGAGCGAGGCGGTGCCGTTCGGCGGCGTCAAGGAGTCCGGCCTCGGCCGCGAGGGTTCGCACCACGGCATCGAGGAGTTCGTGGAGATCAAGTACATGCTCATGGGCGGCATCGGCGCCTGA
- a CDS encoding HAD hydrolase-like protein produces the protein MTAARKRLRPCRARWAVGGDGKMRHLTFAFDLDGTLVDTAPDLARATNHALEQAGLSPVELEVILPSVSLGAAAMIETAMRHLGREPKPEEAGALLDAFLRYYEANIAVDSRPYPGAAIVLERLVDLGARVTICTNKREHLSRKLLHALDLARHCHAIVGRDTLPICKPDPGHLIGAIILADGNPNRAIMIGDSDVDVRTAQKAGIPVIGVSFGYSPEPIASYGPDAVIAGYGELEGAVQTLAARL, from the coding sequence ATGACAGCGGCGCGCAAACGCCTTAGACCTTGTCGGGCTCGCTGGGCGGTTGGGGGTGACGGCAAGATGCGGCATCTCACCTTCGCATTCGATCTCGACGGCACGCTGGTGGACACCGCGCCGGACCTCGCGCGCGCGACCAACCATGCGCTCGAGCAGGCCGGCCTTTCGCCGGTGGAACTCGAAGTGATCCTGCCGTCGGTGAGCCTGGGGGCGGCCGCAATGATCGAGACGGCGATGCGGCATCTGGGGCGCGAGCCCAAACCGGAGGAAGCCGGCGCGCTGCTCGATGCGTTCCTGCGATATTACGAGGCCAACATCGCGGTGGACAGCCGGCCCTACCCCGGCGCCGCGATCGTGCTGGAAAGGCTCGTCGATCTCGGGGCCCGGGTAACCATCTGCACGAACAAGCGCGAGCACCTCTCGCGCAAGCTGCTGCATGCGCTCGACCTCGCGCGGCACTGCCACGCCATCGTCGGACGGGACACCCTGCCCATCTGCAAACCGGACCCGGGCCACCTCATCGGCGCGATCATCCTGGCGGACGGAAACCCGAACCGGGCGATCATGATCGGCGACAGCGACGTCGACGTGCGCACCGCCCAGAAGGCGGGCATTCCCGTAATCGGCGTCAGCTTCGGCTACAGCCCGGAGCCGATCGCGAGCTACGGACCCGACGCGGTGATCGCCGGCTATGGCGAACTGGAGGGCGCGGTACAGACTCTCGCCGCCCGACTTTAG